GGCTCGACCGTCAGCGTCATGCCGGGCTTCAGCGTGCGCCACGGCAGCGTGCCGTTGCCGTCGCGCTCGGCGAGCCGCTCGCGGTAGTCGCCGCAATCGTGCACGTCCATCCCGATCCAGTGGCCCGTGCGGTGCATGTAGAAGCGCGTGTACGCGCGCTCGGCGATCACGTCGTCGACGTTCGAGAAGCGCGTTTTCGGGATGATGCCGGTGTCGAGCAGCCCCTGCGCGAGCACGCGCACGGCCGCATCGTGCGGCGCCTCGAACGGCACGCCCGCGCGCGTCGCGTCGATCGCGGCCTGCTGCGCGGCGAGCACGATGTCGTACAGCGTGCGCTGCGCGGGCGAAAAACGCCCGCTGGCCGGGAACGTGCGCGTGATGTCCGACGCGTAGCCGTCGAGTTCGCACGCGGCGTCGATCAGGATCAGGTCGCCGTCCTGCGCGACTGCGTTGCCGGCCGGGTAGTGCAGCACGCACGCGTTCGCGCCGGCCGCGACGATCGAGCCGTACGCGGGCGCCTGCGCGCCGTGCTTGCGGAACACATACAGCAGCTCGGCCTCGAGTTCGTATTCGCGGATGCCGGGGCGGCACACCTGCATCGCGCGGCGGTGCGCGAGCGCGGAGATGTGCGCGGCGCGCATCATGATCGCGAGTTCGTGCTCGTCCTTCACGAGCCGCATGTCGTCGAGCAGCGGCGTGAGGTCGAGCAGCGCGTCCGGCGCGGCGACGCCCGTGCGCGCCAACGCGCGCACCGCGTCGATCCAGCCCGCGAGCTGGCGGTCGAAGTCGGCCGATGCGCCGAACCGGTAGTGCACGGTGCCCGCGTCGGCGAGCAGGCGCGGCATCTCGGTGTCGATCACGTCGACCGCGAACGCCGCGTCGAAACCGAACGCGTCGCGCGCGGCTTCGGGCCCGTAGTGGAAGCCTTCCCAGATCTCGCGGTCGGCATTCTTGCCGCGACAGAACAGGATCGACTCCGGCGCGCCGTGCGGTGCGGCCGCATTCAGCACGAGCACGGCATCCGGCTCGGTGAAGCCCGTCAGGTAATGGAAGTAGCTGTCGTGCCGGTACGGGTAGGCCGTATCGCGGTTGCGCAGCAGTTCCGGCGCGGTGGTGACGATGGCGACGCCGCCGCCCGCGGCGCGCAGTGCGGCAAGCACGCGTTCACGGCGCTGGCGGTAGACGTCGACGGCGATGGCGGTATCGAGGGGCGCATTCATCGGGCAATTGTAGCGCCGCCGGCCGCCGCGCGTGAGAGGGCGGCGGCAAGCCGCGCCGGAAGGGCCGCACGGCGGTTGTTGCAAACCATCCACAGGCCGGACGGCCGATTTTCTACCCGGCCGCGCCTGCCGGTTATGATCGGCGACAACGTATACTCTCGGTGGTTCCCTTAAAAAGGCAGATGATGAAATTAATCGGTTCGCTCGGCAGCCCGTACGTCCGCAAGGCGCGGATCGTGCTTGCTGAAAAGAAGATCGACTATAAGCTGGAGCTCGAGAACGTGTGGAGCCCGGATACGAACATTCATGCGTCAAATCCGCTCGGCAAGGTGCCGTGTCTCGTGATGGAAGATGGCGCCGCGGTGTTCGATTCCCGCGTGATCTGCGAATACGTCGATACGCTGTCGCCGGTCGGCAAGCTGATCCCGCCTTCGGGCCGCGAGCGCGTCGAGGTGCGCTGCTGGGAAGCGTTGTGCGACGGCGTGCTCGACGCGTCGGTCGCGATCCGTCTCGAACACACGCTGCGCGACGAAGCGCAGCGCAGCGCGAGCTGGATCGCACGCCAGCAGCGCAAGATCGACGATGGCCTCGTCGCGATGTCGCAGGGCCTCGGTAGCAAGACGTGGTGTGTCGGTAATCATTACACGCTCGCCGACATCGCACTCGGCTGCACGCTCGGCTATCTCGACTTCCGGATGCCCGAACTCAACTGGCGCGAGCACCATCCGAACCTCGACAAGCATTTCGTGAAGCTGGCGCAGCGGCAACCGTTCGCCGATACGCTGCCGCAGGGCTGAGTCGCAACCGCCCGCGTCAATCCGCAGACGAAAGAAAAGCGCCCGGAGAGGCGCTTTTCTTTTGCGGGGCCGCCCGGCGAAGGGCGGCGCACTGCGTCATTCGATCGACGCGTACACGGCCTCGCCGAGCGTGAACGAATCGCTGCGCGCAATCGGCCACCACTTGTCGTACAGCGTAAAGCCGCAATGGTTGCCGTCGAGCAGCGCGCCGGGCTTCAGGTACTTCAGCAACTGCGACATCAGCCGGACCTCGTGCGGCGCGATGCGCTGCACGATGTGATGCGCGCGCAGCTCCGACGGATGCGACAGGCCGGCCGCCTGCACGAGCTCCTGCAGCGCGTGCAGCGTATTGCGGTGGAAGTTGTACACGCGGTCGGCCTTGTCGGGCACGACGAGCGCGCGCTGGCGTACCGGGTCCTGCGTCGCGACGCCGGTCGGGCAGCGGCCCGTGTGGCAGGTCTGCGCCTGGATGCAGCCGACCGCGAACATGAAGCCGCGCGCCGAGTTCACCCAGTCCGCGCCGATCGCGAGCGTGCGCGCGACGTCGAACGCGGTGATGATCTTGCCGCTTGCGCCGAGCTTCACGCGATCGCGCACGCCGATCCCGACGAGCGTGTTGTGCACGAGCAGCAGCCCTTCCTGCAGCGGCACGCCCACATGATCGGTGAATTCGAGCGGCGCCGCGCCGGTGCCGCCTTCCGCGCCGTCGACGACGATGAAGTCCGGCACGATGCCCGTCTCGACCATCGCCTTCGCGATCCCGAAGAATTCCCAAGGATGGCCGACGCACAGCTTGAAGCCGGTCGGCTTGCCGCCCGACAGCGTGCGCAGCCGTTCGACGAATTCGAGCAGCCCGCGCGGTGTCGAGAATTCCGAGTGCGTCGCGGGCGAGATGCAGTCCTTGCCCATCGGCACGCCGCGCGTCTCGGCGATCTCCGGCGTGATCTTCGCGGCCGGCAGCACGCCGCCGTGGCCGGGTTTCGCGCCCTGCGACAGCTTGATCTCGATCAGCTTGACCTGCGGATCGGCGGCCTGCTTCGCGAACTTGTCGGGGTTGAACGTGCCGTCGTCGTTGCGGCAGCCGAAGTAGCCCGACGCGATTTCCCAGATGATGTCGCCGCCGTTCTCGCGGTGGTACTTCGACAGCGAGCCTTCGCCGGTGTCGTGCGCGAAACCGCCTTTCTTTGCGCCGAGGTTCAGCGAACGGATCGCGTTCGCGGACAGCGAGCCGAAGCTCATCGCCGAGATGTTGAAGATCGAAATGTCGTACGGCAGCGCGCGATTCGCCCCGACGCGGATGCGGAAATCGTGGTTCGGCAGCTTCGTCGGCGCGAGCGAGTGGCTGATCCATTCGTGCGCGACGGCCTTCACGTTCAGCTCGGTGCCGTACGGGCGATTGTCGGCGACGTTCTTCGCGCGCTGGTAGACGAGGCTGCGCTGCGCGCGCGAGAACGGTTTCTCGTCGGTGTCGTCCTCGACGAAGTACTGGCGGATCTCGGGACGGATGAACTCGAACAGGAAGCGGAAGTGACCCCAGAGCGGGTAGTTGCGCAGGATCGCGTGACGGTCCTGCTTCAGGTCGTATACGCCGAGCGCGACCAGGGCGACGGGGATGACGATCCACAGCCAGGAGAGTGTGTGGATTGACGCGAGCGCGGCCGTCGCGACGAGCAGCAGGACAGCACACCACATCGCCAGATAGCGTCGTGAAAGCATGGGGACTCCGTAAGATTCTTGAAATGCCGCCATGCGTACGCTGCGCGGCGGCGCGCCGCCCGCGGCGGAATCGTGTTCCGCCGGGCGCGGCGTGCCGCAAGTCTAAACCGAATATGGGTCAGCGTGCGTCGGCAAGCGCCGGCGCGTGGCCCTCCGCGGGCGCCGCCTGGCCGGTTGCCGCGGACTCGATGATGCCGCCGCCGAGGCAGATCTCGCCGTCGTACAGCACGGCCGACTGGCCGGGCGTGACGGCCCACTGCGCGTCGTCGAACGCGAGCGAGAAGCGCTCGCCGTCGGCACGTGCGAACGTGCATGCCGCATCGGCCTGCCGGTAGCGCGTCTTCGCGCCGGACGCGAAGCCTTCGGCCGGCGGTTCGCCGGCAACCCAGCTCACGTTGCCGGCGACGAGCTGCCGCGACAGCAGCCACGGATGATCGTGGCCCTGCACGACGTATAGCGTGTTCGACGCGATGTCCTTCGCGGCGACGAACCACGGTTCGCCGCTGCCGTCCTTGCTGCCGCCGAGTCCGATGCCCTTGCGCTGGCCGAACGTATAGAACGCGAGGCCGATGTGCTCGCCGACGACCTTGCCGTCGGGCGTCTTCATCGGGCCGGGTTTCGTCGGAAGGTAGCGGTTCAGGAAATCGCGGAACGGCCGTTCGCCGATGAAGCAGATGCCCGTCGAATCCTTTTTCTTCGCGTTCGGCAGCCCGATCTGCGCGGCGATCTCGCGCACTTTGGTCTTCGGGATCTCGCCGAGCGGGAACATCGTCTTCGACAGTTGCGCCTGGTTCAGCCGGTGCAGGAAGTACGACTGGTCTTTCGTATGATCGAAGGCCTTCAGCAGTTCGAAACGCCCGTCGCGCTCGCGCACGCGCGCATAGTGGCCGGTCGCGATCATTTCCGCGTCGAGCGACATCGCGTGATCGAGGAACGCCTTGAACTTGATCTCCGCGTTGCACAGCACGTCGGGGTTCGGCGTGCGGCCGGCCGAGTATTCGCGCAGGAATTCGGCGAACACGCGGTCCTTGTATTCCGCCGCGAAGTTGACGGCTTCCACGTCGATGCCAATCAGGTCGGCCACCGACACGACGTCGATCCAGTCCTGGCGCGTCGAGCAGTATTCGCCGTCGTCGTCGTCTTCCCAGTTCTTCATGAACAGGCCGACCACGTCGTACCCTTGTTCCTTCAGCAGCCACGCGGTCACCGACGAATCGACGCCGCCCGACATGCCCACCACTACCCGGCGCTTGCTCATTTGTTGACCGCCTGACGTTCGAATGCTTCGGGACGCGGCGCGACCGAATGCGTGTGCACGAAATCGAGCGGAATGCGCCGCCCGGCGAGGTAGTCGTCGACGCAGCGCATCACCGCGGGCGAGCGGTGGCGCTCGCTGCACGCGCGCAGTTCGCCGGCCGTCATCCACAGCGTGCGGACGATGCCGTCGTCGAGTGCGTGGCCCGCTACCGGCTCGCCGGCCGTGCCGCAGAACGTGAAGCGCAGGTAGGTCGCGCCGGCGGTGCCGGGGCGGTCGTAGTGCGCGAGATAGACGCCGACGAGCGCGTCGGGCGTGAACGGGTGCGCGGTTTCCTCGAGCGTCTCGCGGATCACGGCGTCGGCCAGCGTCTCGCCGGCTTCGAGATGGCCTGCCGGCTGGTTGATGCGCAGGCCCGCCGAGGTTTCTTCCTCGATCACGAGAAAGCGGCCGGCGTGCTCGACAAGCGCCGCGACCGTCACATGCGGGGTCCAGATTTCGGGTTTCATGGTTCGGCATTTTACCGGTTGCGCCCGAACGCTGCCCGGCATCTGGTTAGACGAATCCGACCCTCGCCAATCGTCCGTCTCGCCGATGCGCGATGACGCGGGCCGGGCTAATGTCGCAATCTCGCACGATCGTGCGCAAAGTGCTGGCGCGGCCATCGCTTTCGGTTAAAGTGCAGCGTGAACGCCGTTGCCCGTGAGCCGGTAAGTCAGCCTGTCCGGCTCGTTGTGCAGTAGAAATCGCAAGAAAAGAAATACTGACAATGACTGGAGGAACTGAAGATGCATATTGGAGTGCCTGCTGAAACGCGGGCCAACGAGGCGCGTGTGGCTGCGACGCCGGAAACCGTGAAGAAATACGCGGCTGCCGGCCATCGCGTCAGTATCGCGAAAGGGGCCGGCATCGCAGCCAGTTATCCCGACGAGGCCTATGCGGCCGCCGGTGCCGAATTGACCGACCAGTCGGCTGCTTTTGATGCCGACATCGTGCTGAAGGTCCAGGCACCCACCGACACCGAACTGCCATCGCTCAAGCGCGGCTCCGTGCTGGTCGGCATGCTCGAGCCGTTCAACGGCGAGCAGGCGGCGACACTCGCCGCGGCCGGCGTGACCGGCTTCGCGCTCGAGGCCGCGCCGCGCACCACGCGCGCGCAGAGTCTCGACGTGCTGTCGTCGCAGGCGAACATCGCGGGCTACAAGGCCGTGCTGGTCGCTGCGGCGCTGTATCCGCGCTTCTTTCCGATGCTGATGACGGCCGCCGGCACCGTGAAGGCGGCGCGCGTGCTGATCCTCGGCGCGGGCGTCGCGGGGCTGCAGGCGATCGCGACCGCGAAGCGGCTGGGCGCGGTGATCGAGGCCTCCGACGTGCGGCCGGCCGTGAAGGAGCAGATCGAGTCGCTCGGCGCGAAATTCCTCGACGTCCCGTTCGAAACCGACGAAGAGCGCGATGCCGCGCAGGGTGTCGGCGGCTATGCGCGCCCGATGCCGCCGTCGTGGCTCGGCCGCCAGGCCGCGCTCGTGCACGAGCGCGCGAAGCAGGCCGACATCGTGATCACCACCGCGCTGATTCCCGGACGCCCGGCGCCGACGCTGATCTCGGTCGAAACTGCGCAGTCGATGAAGCCGGGCTCGGTGCTCGTCGATCTCGCGGCCGGCCGTGGCCCGGAATTCGACGGCAGGAAGAGCGGCAACTGCCCGTTGACGGTCGCCGACCAGGTGATCGTGCACAACGGCGTGACGATCGCCGGCTACACGAACCTGGCGGCGATGGTCGCGTCGGACGCGTCGGCGCTGTACGCGCGCAACCTGCTCGACTTCATGAAGCTGATCGTCACGAAGGAAGGCACGCTGAACATCGACCTGACCGACGACATCGTCGCCGCGACACTGCTGTGCCGCGACGGCGAAGTCACGCGCAAATAACGGAGGAGACCATGGAAGTCATCAATCACACGGTGATCAACGTGATCATCTTCGTGCTGGCGGTGTACGTCGGCTACCACGTCGTCTGGAACGTCACGCCGGCGCTGCATACGCCGCTGATGGCCGTGACCAACGCAATCTCGGCGATCGTGATCGTCGGCGCGATGCTGGCGGCGGCGCTCACCGTCGGCGTGACCGGCAAGTTCTTCGGCACGCTCGCCGTCGCGCTTGCGGCCGTCAACGTGTTCGGCGGCTTTCTCGTGACGAGGCGAATGCTCGAGATGTTCCGCAAGAAGGAGCCGAAGGCGGCGAAGGGGGGCGCGCGATGAGCATCAACATCGTTACGCTGCTGTACCTCGTCGCATCGGTGTGCTTCATCCAGGCGCTCAAGGGGTTGTCTAACCCGAAGAGCGCGCGGCGCGGCAACCTGTTCGGGATGGTCGGGATGGCCATCGCGATCCTCACGACGGTCGCGCTGATCGTCAAGCAGGCGGCCTGGCTCGGCGCGAACCTGCCGCTCGGCATCGCGCTGGTGCTCGGCGCGCTGATCGTCGGCGGTGGTGTCGGTGCCTTCGTCGCTGCGCGCGTCGAGATGACGAAGATGCCGGAACTCGTCGCGGCGATGCATTCGCTGATCGGTCTCGCGGCCGTGTGCATCGCGTACGCGGTGGTGTCGGAGCCGGAAGCGTTCGGGCTCGTGCCGCAGGACGCCGTCGCGGCGAACTTCATTCCGTACGGCAATCGCGTCGAGCTGTTCATCGGCACGTTCGTCGGCGCGATCACGTTCTCCGGTTCGGTGATCGCGTTCGGCAAGCTGTCGGGCAAGTACAAGTTCCGGCTGTTCCAGGGCGCGCCGGTCGTGTATGCGGGCCAGCACCTGATCAACCTGATGCTCGCGATCGCGATGCTCGGCTTCGGCATCCTGTTCGTCGTCACGCAGGCGTGGCTGCCGTTCATCATCATGACGGCGATCGCGTTCGTGCTCGGCGTGCTGATCATCATCCCGATCGGCGGCGCGGACATGCCGGTGGTCGTGTCGATGCTGAACTCGTACTCGGGGTGGGCGGCAGCAGGCATCGGCTTCTCGCTGAACAACGCGATGTTGATCATCGCAGGCTCCCTGGTCGGCTCGTCGGGTGCGATCCTGTCGTACATCATGTGCCATGCGATGAACCGCTCGTTCTTCAACGTGATCCTCGGCGGCTTCGGCGGTGAAGCGGTGGCCGGCGGCGCGGCGGGCGCGCAGGAGCAGCGCCCGGTGAAGTCGGGTTCGGCCGACGATGCGGCGTTCATGCTCGGCAATGCGGAATCGGTCGTGATCGTGCCGGGCTATGGCCTCGCCGTCGCCCGTGCGCAGCACGCGCTGAAGGAACTGACCGACAAGCTGATCGAGAAGGGCATCGACGTGCGCTACGCGATCCACCCGGTCGCGGGGCGGATGCCGGGCCACATGAACGTGCTGCTCGCGGAAGCGGAAGTGCCGTACGAGATCGTGCTCGAGATGGAGGACATCAACGGCGAGTTCGGCCAGGTCGACGTGGTGCTGGTGCTCGGCGCGAACGACGTGGTGAACCCGGCCGCGAAGAACGATCCGAAATCGCCGATCGCGGGGATGCCGATCATCGAGGCGTACAAGGCGCGCACCGTGATCGTCAACAAGCGCTCGATGGCGGCCGGCTACGCGGGCCTCGACAACGACCTGTTCTACATGGACAAGACGATGATGGTGTTCGGCGATGCGAAGAAGGTCATCGAGGAGATGGTGAAGGCGGTCGATTAACGCCCGCACCGGCAACGCGGCTGCCCGCTTCGATTCACGGGCGGCCCGACCCGAAAAGCCCGACCGGCGCAAGCTGGTCGGGCTTTTTCATGGCGCGACGATGTTCGCGATGCACGCGGCGATCGTGTCCCGCACGCGCACGATCGCCGGATCGCGCTGCGTGCTCGTGCGCCAGCCGATTTCCACCGGATAGCGCGGCAGGTCGACCGGGCACGCGAGCGCGCGCAGCGGCGTCGATTGCGCGATCGCGCGCGCCGCGTGCGCGGGAATCGTCGCCACCGCGTCGGAGCTGGCGAGCAGGTACGGCAACGCGGCGAAATGCGCGGTCGACGCAGCGACGCGCCGCTTGTGGCCGAGCGCGGCCAGCGCCTCGTCGACGATCCCGATCACGCCACCCGACGACACGAGCAGATGGTCGCGCCGCAGGAAATCGGCGAGCGTGAGCGTGCGCGGCGGCCGCGCGCGGGCGGCCGGATCGATCAGGCACGCATAGCCGCCCGTCGCGACCGCGCGGCGGCCCGGGGAATGAACGGCGGCGGCGGCGCGCCCGCCGTCGTGCCGCGTCAGCGCATCGGCGCTTCCGCGATCCGCATGTAGTCGGCGATCCGCCGTCCTTCCATGTCCGGAAACTGCTCGTGCACGGTGATGTCGCCCATCCGCGCGATATCGAAGGTGCGGAAATCGCCGCGCAGCTCGCACCACGCGCCGATCGTCCAGCGCCCGCCCCAGTAGACAAGCCCGAGCGGCCACACGCGGCGTTGCGAATGCGCGCCGAGCCGGTCGCGGTAGCCGAAGCTGACGACGTGGTGCGTGTCGACGGCCTGGTGGATCGCGTCGACCTTCGCGCAAAACGTTGCGTCGATATGGAACGACGGCGCGAACACGGGCAGGCGGTCGAGCGCCGTGCGCTTGTCGGCCGGCATCGCGGACGCGATCTTCGCGAGCGCCGAACGGGCGCCGCCCGCGAAGCGCGCACCGCCCCAGGTTTCGAGCATGCGCGCGCCGGTGGCGAGCGCCGCGAGCTCCTCGGCCGTGAATGTGAGCGGCGGCAGGCTCGCGTTGCGGTTCAGCCGGTAGCCGATGCCGGCTTCGCCTTCGATCGGCACCCCTGACAGTTGCAGGTCGCGCACGTCGCGATAGACCGTGCGCGGCGACACCGACAGCCAGTCGGCCAGCTGCTGCGCGGTCGTGAGACGCCGCCCGCGCAAGAGCTCGGCGATCTGGAACAGGCGGTCGGCACGGCGCGTCATGACAGCACCTCGATTCCAACGGCTACGGGGACTTCGCGATGATAGCGCCGCGCTGGCCCGATGGCTGATGCGCTCAGTGGCATTTCGGCGCGTGCAGGCCGACGCGGTTGCCTTCGGTATCGATCAGGTAGCCGACGTAGCC
The nucleotide sequence above comes from Burkholderia pyrrocinia. Encoded proteins:
- a CDS encoding NAD(P) transhydrogenase subunit alpha → MEVINHTVINVIIFVLAVYVGYHVVWNVTPALHTPLMAVTNAISAIVIVGAMLAAALTVGVTGKFFGTLAVALAAVNVFGGFLVTRRMLEMFRKKEPKAAKGGAR
- the mnmA gene encoding tRNA 2-thiouridine(34) synthase MnmA — encoded protein: MSKRRVVVGMSGGVDSSVTAWLLKEQGYDVVGLFMKNWEDDDDGEYCSTRQDWIDVVSVADLIGIDVEAVNFAAEYKDRVFAEFLREYSAGRTPNPDVLCNAEIKFKAFLDHAMSLDAEMIATGHYARVRERDGRFELLKAFDHTKDQSYFLHRLNQAQLSKTMFPLGEIPKTKVREIAAQIGLPNAKKKDSTGICFIGERPFRDFLNRYLPTKPGPMKTPDGKVVGEHIGLAFYTFGQRKGIGLGGSKDGSGEPWFVAAKDIASNTLYVVQGHDHPWLLSRQLVAGNVSWVAGEPPAEGFASGAKTRYRQADAACTFARADGERFSLAFDDAQWAVTPGQSAVLYDGEICLGGGIIESAATGQAAPAEGHAPALADAR
- a CDS encoding FMN-binding glutamate synthase family protein — encoded protein: MLSRRYLAMWCAVLLLVATAALASIHTLSWLWIVIPVALVALGVYDLKQDRHAILRNYPLWGHFRFLFEFIRPEIRQYFVEDDTDEKPFSRAQRSLVYQRAKNVADNRPYGTELNVKAVAHEWISHSLAPTKLPNHDFRIRVGANRALPYDISIFNISAMSFGSLSANAIRSLNLGAKKGGFAHDTGEGSLSKYHRENGGDIIWEIASGYFGCRNDDGTFNPDKFAKQAADPQVKLIEIKLSQGAKPGHGGVLPAAKITPEIAETRGVPMGKDCISPATHSEFSTPRGLLEFVERLRTLSGGKPTGFKLCVGHPWEFFGIAKAMVETGIVPDFIVVDGAEGGTGAAPLEFTDHVGVPLQEGLLLVHNTLVGIGVRDRVKLGASGKIITAFDVARTLAIGADWVNSARGFMFAVGCIQAQTCHTGRCPTGVATQDPVRQRALVVPDKADRVYNFHRNTLHALQELVQAAGLSHPSELRAHHIVQRIAPHEVRLMSQLLKYLKPGALLDGNHCGFTLYDKWWPIARSDSFTLGEAVYASIE
- a CDS encoding Re/Si-specific NAD(P)(+) transhydrogenase subunit alpha; this translates as MHIGVPAETRANEARVAATPETVKKYAAAGHRVSIAKGAGIAASYPDEAYAAAGAELTDQSAAFDADIVLKVQAPTDTELPSLKRGSVLVGMLEPFNGEQAATLAAAGVTGFALEAAPRTTRAQSLDVLSSQANIAGYKAVLVAAALYPRFFPMLMTAAGTVKAARVLILGAGVAGLQAIATAKRLGAVIEASDVRPAVKEQIESLGAKFLDVPFETDEERDAAQGVGGYARPMPPSWLGRQAALVHERAKQADIVITTALIPGRPAPTLISVETAQSMKPGSVLVDLAAGRGPEFDGRKSGNCPLTVADQVIVHNGVTIAGYTNLAAMVASDASALYARNLLDFMKLIVTKEGTLNIDLTDDIVAATLLCRDGEVTRK
- a CDS encoding NUDIX hydrolase — encoded protein: MKPEIWTPHVTVAALVEHAGRFLVIEEETSAGLRINQPAGHLEAGETLADAVIRETLEETAHPFTPDALVGVYLAHYDRPGTAGATYLRFTFCGTAGEPVAGHALDDGIVRTLWMTAGELRACSERHRSPAVMRCVDDYLAGRRIPLDFVHTHSVAPRPEAFERQAVNK
- a CDS encoding helix-turn-helix transcriptional regulator, producing the protein MTRRADRLFQIAELLRGRRLTTAQQLADWLSVSPRTVYRDVRDLQLSGVPIEGEAGIGYRLNRNASLPPLTFTAEELAALATGARMLETWGGARFAGGARSALAKIASAMPADKRTALDRLPVFAPSFHIDATFCAKVDAIHQAVDTHHVVSFGYRDRLGAHSQRRVWPLGLVYWGGRWTIGAWCELRGDFRTFDIARMGDITVHEQFPDMEGRRIADYMRIAEAPMR
- a CDS encoding aminopeptidase P N-terminal domain-containing protein, which gives rise to MNAPLDTAIAVDVYRQRRERVLAALRAAGGGVAIVTTAPELLRNRDTAYPYRHDSYFHYLTGFTEPDAVLVLNAAAPHGAPESILFCRGKNADREIWEGFHYGPEAARDAFGFDAAFAVDVIDTEMPRLLADAGTVHYRFGASADFDRQLAGWIDAVRALARTGVAAPDALLDLTPLLDDMRLVKDEHELAIMMRAAHISALAHRRAMQVCRPGIREYELEAELLYVFRKHGAQAPAYGSIVAAGANACVLHYPAGNAVAQDGDLILIDAACELDGYASDITRTFPASGRFSPAQRTLYDIVLAAQQAAIDATRAGVPFEAPHDAAVRVLAQGLLDTGIIPKTRFSNVDDVIAERAYTRFYMHRTGHWIGMDVHDCGDYRERLAERDGNGTLPWRTLKPGMTLTVEPGLYVRAADDVPPEYWNIGIRIEDDAIVREQGCELITRGVPVAAIEIEALMRAGA
- a CDS encoding glutathione S-transferase family protein, with the protein product MMKLIGSLGSPYVRKARIVLAEKKIDYKLELENVWSPDTNIHASNPLGKVPCLVMEDGAAVFDSRVICEYVDTLSPVGKLIPPSGRERVEVRCWEALCDGVLDASVAIRLEHTLRDEAQRSASWIARQQRKIDDGLVAMSQGLGSKTWCVGNHYTLADIALGCTLGYLDFRMPELNWREHHPNLDKHFVKLAQRQPFADTLPQG
- a CDS encoding NAD(P)(+) transhydrogenase (Re/Si-specific) subunit beta, with protein sequence MSINIVTLLYLVASVCFIQALKGLSNPKSARRGNLFGMVGMAIAILTTVALIVKQAAWLGANLPLGIALVLGALIVGGGVGAFVAARVEMTKMPELVAAMHSLIGLAAVCIAYAVVSEPEAFGLVPQDAVAANFIPYGNRVELFIGTFVGAITFSGSVIAFGKLSGKYKFRLFQGAPVVYAGQHLINLMLAIAMLGFGILFVVTQAWLPFIIMTAIAFVLGVLIIIPIGGADMPVVVSMLNSYSGWAAAGIGFSLNNAMLIIAGSLVGSSGAILSYIMCHAMNRSFFNVILGGFGGEAVAGGAAGAQEQRPVKSGSADDAAFMLGNAESVVIVPGYGLAVARAQHALKELTDKLIEKGIDVRYAIHPVAGRMPGHMNVLLAEAEVPYEIVLEMEDINGEFGQVDVVLVLGANDVVNPAAKNDPKSPIAGMPIIEAYKARTVIVNKRSMAAGYAGLDNDLFYMDKTMMVFGDAKKVIEEMVKAVD